A window of Limosilactobacillus reuteri genomic DNA:
CAACCAAGTTTTGGGGTACTCTTCATTGCTATTATCTTTGCTATCTGGTTCATTCTTGACTCTATCACTGAATTGCTCAGTGCCAAGTTTTTCAAGGAATTTCATCGGGAATACTACTGGTTCATTGTAATTCTAGCAATTTTGAGTTTGGTGTTAGGGGTTATTCTTTTATTTAGCCCATTACTTTCCGCTATTACAGTGGTATGGTTAGTTTCAACATTCTTGATTGTTTTCGGAATCATGAAACTTATTCAAGCATTTTAACGTATACCTTATATTAAAAGAGATCAGTTTTGCTGATCTCTTTTAATTTTACGAATATTTTGAATTATAAGCCTTGTTCCATCATCAAATATTAGGTGGTGAGCATGGTGATCAATTCGTTTTAATTGCCCCGTGTATTCTTCATAAAAACTAGTCTTACCATTAAAGAATTCAACTTTTATTAGCGGATGTGATCGGCCCCGTTCAATCATGGCAAGTTGGACTCTAATTCGATGCCTCATCTCAGCTGTGGGATAAGTTTTATGACTATACTTTTCCCCTACCTTTGCTAATAATTGATGATAGCCGGTCAAGGCCGCAAAAGGAGAAAACTGCGAAGCGCGATCTTCGGTGGTCATTGGCGTATGAGCTTGAGAAATATGCCGAGGAGTGTTGATGATATCACGATACATTGAGGTATCACTAAACAAGCTTTTTTCTATTTTTAACAAATCTTCATTTTCCATTATGCTTGGTGTCCTCCAATCTGATTATTTCTTTCCAAAAGAGTAGCACCTTTTTTCAAATCCGCCGCTCGAATAATGGCGTTTTTACCGTACTCATTTTGCAAATCAAGGACAAGTCTTTGTAGTTTTTGATCCTTTTCTTGAACTTTGGAACGATTCTTATGTTTTTTCGCTGAGTCCGTAAATAAATCTAACTGCTCATTATAATTTGCCAATCTGGCAAGCCGTGGTGAGAGAAGGTGGGTCGCTATTACCGTAATTTTACGAGCTGTCAATCGCCGATCAAGGTCCGAATCACATAACTTCATAAATACCTCCATCAATTCTGTACCGGATGAAGTCGGTAAGGAAAGATTAGCCTTTCCATGCATTGGCTTTGGCGCCTGGCGTCCATAGAAGTCTGTCACTAATGGTCCTTGGTAATCCTCCGATATATTAGAAACATCATAGGCGACCCTTAAAGCTACTTGATCAGTTACTAAGTTCTGCTTGGTTAACTGGAGAGCTAATGAATTAACCATCTCTTGAATCACTAACCGGGTTTCTGTAAAGTTATAAGGTCGAGGCAACACCTGCCCAGAATACACCCCATGATCTGATGAATGATAATTTTTGATATCTTTAATGGTGGCTGACTCATATCCCCACGCATGGTCAATAATGATTTCTGCATTTTTTCCAAATTCGCGGTATAATACTTCTTCATTCATTGGATCAGATAACTTTCCCAAAGAACAACGAGCAATATCTCCCATTGTATGAAGACCTAGCTTTTTTAGTCGTCGCGCGTATCCAGGACCAATTCTCCAAAAGTCTGTTAGTGGCTGGTGCGCCCAAAGGTAACGGCGGAAAGTATGTTCATTCATCTGTGCAATCCGGACCCCGTCTTTATCCCCTGGAATCCGTTTAGCTACTATATCCATCGCTACTTTCGCTAAGAAAAGATTGGTTCCAATTCCTGCAGTTGCAGTAATCTGGGTCTCTGCTTTGATTGTTTGGATGATTTCCTTAGCTAAAGAACGGGCACTAACCTGATATTCATTAAGATAATCAGTAATATCCATCATTACCTCATCAATAGAATAAACATGGATCTTTTCTGGTGGTAAATAGCGTAAATAAATTTCATAGATGGCGACACTTTTTTCAAGATAAAAATTCATTCGTGGGCGCGCAATCCTATAACCAATTTTAAGTTCCGGTGATTTTAATAGTTCATCCCGGTAAATTGAAACAACTGGTGATAATCGCTGGTGAGACATTTCTTTGGCACGACGATTATTTAAATACGCTACCCGTTGTTCCACCTCATACAATCGCGGGC
This region includes:
- a CDS encoding LytTR family transcriptional regulator, which codes for MMGRTYMAIDLKSFYASVECTECGLNPLNANLVVADESRTSKTICLAVSPALKKFGVSGRPRLYEVEQRVAYLNNRRAKEMSHQRLSPVVSIYRDELLKSPELKIGYRIARPRMNFYLEKSVAIYEIYLRYLPPEKIHVYSIDEVMMDITDYLNEYQVSARSLAKEIIQTIKAETQITATAGIGTNLFLAKVAMDIVAKRIPGDKDGVRIAQMNEHTFRRYLWAHQPLTDFWRIGPGYARRLKKLGLHTMGDIARCSLGKLSDPMNEEVLYREFGKNAEIIIDHAWGYESATIKDIKNYHSSDHGVYSGQVLPRPYNFTETRLVIQEMVNSLALQLTKQNLVTDQVALRVAYDVSNISEDYQGPLVTDFYGRQAPKPMHGKANLSLPTSSGTELMEVFMKLCDSDLDRRLTARKITVIATHLLSPRLARLANYNEQLDLFTDSAKKHKNRSKVQEKDQKLQRLVLDLQNEYGKNAIIRAADLKKGATLLERNNQIGGHQA
- a CDS encoding DUF308 domain-containing protein produces the protein MFEETKKGFDWFSLIVGILFIIAGIASFMRPDKTLHFLAIVAGIAFIFRGIYELWFRQRIGRILGETSGWLIFSAILDIILGIIFLFQPSFGVLFIAIIFAIWFILDSITELLSAKFFKEFHREYYWFIVILAILSLVLGVILLFSPLLSAITVVWLVSTFLIVFGIMKLIQAF